A genomic window from Brevibacillus agri includes:
- a CDS encoding DUF4097 family beta strand repeat-containing protein: MKNWGKKLFGISLLLFVVGVCGLVWLFAKQEHFAFSLKKIEEQRIIEQPFKAVAVETGTADLVITPTKAAQATVRLTGEISEQQKERLQWTSEVTEDGTLRVQVQEKLHVSLFYPGSGELKLEIMLPEKEYESIRLETATGDIKSGALTAKTGEVSSSTGDVDLTGYAGERLDVRTDTGDLKLAGIRASLNIDSSTGEIDKLVLPELTRDVTVRTDTGDVRIAVEKQPEAAQLELASDVGDIEVKWATLSYAKREEQNIKASVGTGGPKLSVKTSTGDIRIQ; the protein is encoded by the coding sequence ATGAAGAATTGGGGAAAAAAGCTGTTCGGCATAAGCTTGCTGCTGTTTGTCGTGGGAGTGTGCGGGCTCGTCTGGCTGTTTGCCAAGCAGGAGCACTTCGCGTTTTCCTTAAAGAAAATAGAGGAGCAGCGCATCATCGAGCAGCCGTTCAAGGCGGTGGCCGTAGAGACGGGAACAGCGGATCTCGTCATCACGCCTACGAAAGCGGCACAAGCGACCGTGCGTCTGACAGGGGAAATCTCGGAGCAGCAAAAGGAACGGCTGCAATGGACGAGCGAGGTCACGGAAGACGGAACCTTGCGCGTCCAGGTGCAGGAAAAGCTGCACGTCAGCCTGTTTTATCCAGGTAGCGGGGAGTTGAAGCTGGAAATCATGCTGCCGGAAAAAGAGTACGAGAGCATCCGGCTGGAAACGGCTACGGGGGATATCAAAAGCGGAGCGCTCACGGCGAAAACGGGGGAAGTGTCGTCCAGCACAGGTGATGTCGATTTGACCGGGTATGCCGGAGAGCGCCTGGACGTGCGGACAGATACGGGCGATCTGAAGCTGGCCGGTATTCGCGCCAGCCTGAACATCGACAGCTCCACGGGCGAAATCGACAAACTCGTCTTGCCCGAGTTGACGCGCGATGTAACCGTGCGCACGGATACGGGCGATGTGCGGATTGCGGTGGAAAAGCAGCCGGAAGCAGCGCAGTTGGAGCTGGCATCCGACGTGGGCGACATCGAGGTCAAATGGGCCACCCTTTCCTATGCGAAAAGAGAAGAGCAAAACATCAAGGCTTCCGTAGGGACTGGCGGTCCAAAGCTGTCCGTGAAGACTTCTACGGGAGATATCCGCATTCAATAG
- a CDS encoding PadR family transcriptional regulator, giving the protein MNVQFKKGVLELCVLVLTAKQDRYGYELVASISERFHIAEGTVYPLLRRLTQEGFFITYLAESQEGPPRKYYQLTERGRQYMNDLVLEWRIFNRGVNEMIEEGLGYDKA; this is encoded by the coding sequence TTGAACGTACAGTTTAAAAAAGGGGTCCTGGAGCTGTGTGTTCTCGTTTTGACAGCGAAGCAGGACAGATACGGCTACGAACTGGTTGCGAGCATCTCGGAGCGGTTTCATATCGCCGAAGGGACGGTGTATCCTTTGCTGCGGCGCTTGACCCAGGAAGGCTTTTTCATAACCTATTTGGCAGAGTCGCAAGAAGGGCCGCCGCGAAAATATTATCAGCTAACGGAGCGGGGGAGACAGTACATGAACGATCTCGTGCTGGAATGGCGAATATTCAATCGCGGCGTCAACGAAATGATAGAGGAGGGACTGGGCTATGACAAGGCGTGA
- a CDS encoding HipA family kinase: MRLKWRYRKRLRKKYGRLIWKVKNRKGRKGFFKSTVHRYPRRNYRILVANEYIAAHLAKSLGLPVARVIQAHVRGPRGRIKRGLISMQAKGGQVIPWKKAKKKLLKKPHKYVKQAKKLARLVAFDAWILNPDRSDRNLILHKKKSGKKYKWYGIDHGISLFGNPTKWNLRRAKKKFSCKKAYKFCLHSGDKKKQRIPRGLKRFTRDNRKQLGKMVKKIQAMPKGKLKKAIRRVPKGLLTKAEKKFIQKVLLCRHKHLKKALKRVSKHFA; this comes from the coding sequence GTGAGACTGAAGTGGCGCTATCGAAAGCGCCTGCGTAAAAAGTATGGCCGACTGATCTGGAAGGTGAAAAATCGCAAGGGGCGAAAAGGCTTTTTCAAGTCGACCGTTCATCGGTATCCTCGCAGAAATTACCGCATTCTCGTTGCCAACGAGTACATTGCCGCCCACCTGGCGAAAAGTCTCGGCTTGCCTGTGGCGCGAGTCATTCAGGCCCATGTGCGCGGACCGCGCGGCCGGATCAAGCGCGGCCTCATTTCGATGCAGGCCAAGGGCGGCCAGGTCATTCCGTGGAAAAAGGCGAAAAAGAAGCTGCTGAAAAAGCCGCACAAGTACGTCAAGCAGGCCAAAAAGCTGGCCCGCCTGGTCGCTTTTGACGCCTGGATTCTCAATCCGGACCGATCCGACCGCAACCTGATTCTCCACAAGAAAAAGTCGGGGAAGAAGTACAAGTGGTACGGAATCGATCATGGGATTTCCTTGTTTGGTAATCCTACTAAATGGAATCTCCGGCGGGCCAAGAAGAAGTTTTCCTGCAAAAAAGCCTACAAGTTTTGCCTGCATTCCGGCGACAAGAAAAAGCAGCGCATTCCGAGAGGCTTGAAGCGGTTTACGCGCGACAACCGCAAGCAACTGGGGAAAATGGTGAAAAAGATTCAGGCGATGCCTAAAGGAAAGCTGAAAAAAGCAATCAGAAGAGTACCGAAAGGGTTGCTGACCAAAGCAGAAAAAAAGTTCATCCAAAAAGTGCTGCTCTGCCGCCACAAGCACCTGAAAAAAGCGTTGAAGCGAGTTTCCAAGCATTTTGCCTGA
- the hemL gene encoding glutamate-1-semialdehyde 2,1-aminomutase, with protein MTREKSTQLFAEAQHYIPGGVNSPVRAFKSVGGNPVYIAKGEGSRIFDVDGNSYIDYIGSWGPLILGHAHPRVLAAITEVAALGTSFGAPTERETEMAKLVCELVPSVEVVRMVNSGTEATMSALRLARGYTKRNKIMKFEGCYHGHADSLLIKAGSGVATLGLPDSPGVPEGTALNTITVPYNDLDSVKLAFETFGDDLAAVIVEPIGGNMGVVPPQPGFLEGLREITAKYGTLLIFDEVMTGFRVALGGAQQLYGITPDLTTMGKVIGGGLPVGAYGGKREIMQQIAPAGPIYQAGTLSGNPLAMAAGLTTLQELSRPGAYEYLEKLSARLGEGLAENARKLGIPHTLNRVGSMVCLFFTDTPVINYETAKTADLERFSAYFSHLLDEGVMIPPSQFEGMFVSLAHTEEDIERTIEASYRAMQKTLEA; from the coding sequence ATGACAAGAGAAAAATCGACGCAGTTGTTTGCAGAAGCACAGCATTACATACCAGGCGGAGTGAACAGCCCGGTGCGGGCGTTCAAGAGCGTGGGCGGCAATCCGGTCTACATCGCCAAAGGGGAAGGCTCGCGAATTTTTGATGTGGACGGCAACAGCTACATTGACTACATCGGCTCCTGGGGGCCGCTCATTCTCGGACATGCGCATCCGCGCGTGCTGGCCGCGATTACGGAAGTGGCGGCACTTGGCACGAGTTTCGGTGCTCCGACAGAGCGCGAAACCGAGATGGCCAAGCTCGTATGTGAACTGGTTCCGTCCGTAGAAGTCGTGCGCATGGTCAACTCCGGGACAGAGGCGACGATGAGCGCCCTGCGCCTCGCGCGCGGCTATACGAAGCGCAACAAAATCATGAAGTTCGAAGGCTGTTACCACGGCCATGCGGACAGTTTGCTGATTAAAGCAGGCTCCGGTGTCGCGACGCTCGGTCTGCCGGACAGCCCGGGCGTGCCAGAAGGAACGGCGTTGAATACGATCACGGTGCCGTACAATGACCTGGACAGCGTGAAGCTCGCCTTCGAAACGTTCGGCGACGACCTGGCGGCTGTCATCGTTGAGCCAATTGGCGGCAACATGGGTGTCGTTCCGCCACAGCCCGGCTTTTTGGAAGGGCTGCGCGAAATTACCGCGAAATACGGCACGCTGCTCATTTTCGATGAAGTCATGACGGGCTTCCGCGTAGCGCTTGGTGGCGCCCAGCAGTTGTACGGCATCACGCCTGACCTGACGACGATGGGCAAAGTCATCGGCGGCGGTCTTCCGGTCGGGGCCTACGGCGGTAAGCGGGAGATCATGCAGCAGATTGCTCCGGCAGGACCGATCTACCAGGCGGGAACTCTTTCCGGCAACCCGCTGGCGATGGCGGCAGGCTTGACCACGCTGCAAGAGCTGAGCAGGCCGGGTGCGTATGAGTATCTGGAAAAATTGTCGGCGCGTCTCGGCGAAGGACTCGCAGAAAATGCGCGCAAGCTGGGGATCCCGCACACGCTCAACCGGGTAGGCTCCATGGTGTGCCTGTTCTTCACCGACACGCCTGTCATCAACTACGAAACGGCGAAAACGGCCGATCTGGAGCGCTTTTCCGCCTACTTCAGCCACTTGCTGGACGAAGGCGTCATGATCCCGCCGTCCCAGTTCGAGGGAATGTTCGTTTCGCTGGCGCATACCGAGGAAGATATCGAACGCACGATCGAAGCGAGCTACCGCGCTATGCAAAAAACGTTGGAAGCGTAA
- a CDS encoding uroporphyrinogen-III synthase gives MTAVGSRGPLTGKRIMVTRAKSQVQELVDKIERLGGGAYAFPLLKMIPPADKTKLDEAISELPSYDWVIFTSVNGVRFFLERMEQVGVGFAAFAGKIAAVGPKTAQALTKHGLSVAVIPSDYVAEGLLASLHEQLQPGQRVLLPRADIARKALPAELKELGLAVTEVDAYQTVIDGSRAPEAAQQLQEGRIDVILFTSSSTVTHFIQAMAPFASPGWLDQVRIACIGPITAETARKNGLAVDVVASEYTVDGLLEALLENLGGN, from the coding sequence ATGACAGCCGTCGGATCGCGCGGGCCGCTTACGGGCAAGCGCATCATGGTGACGCGCGCGAAAAGCCAGGTGCAGGAGCTCGTGGACAAAATCGAGCGTTTGGGCGGAGGGGCGTATGCCTTTCCGCTCTTGAAAATGATCCCGCCCGCAGACAAAACAAAGCTCGACGAAGCGATCTCCGAGCTGCCGAGCTACGACTGGGTGATTTTTACCAGCGTCAATGGCGTGCGGTTTTTTCTGGAGCGCATGGAGCAGGTAGGAGTCGGCTTCGCGGCGTTTGCCGGGAAGATCGCGGCGGTCGGTCCCAAGACCGCGCAAGCGCTGACCAAGCACGGGCTTTCGGTTGCGGTCATTCCGTCCGATTACGTAGCGGAGGGCTTGCTTGCGAGCTTGCACGAGCAGCTTCAGCCGGGGCAGCGCGTGCTGCTGCCGCGGGCCGATATCGCCCGCAAGGCTTTGCCGGCAGAGCTGAAAGAGCTGGGGCTTGCCGTGACAGAGGTAGACGCCTACCAGACGGTCATCGACGGGTCACGGGCGCCGGAAGCGGCCCAACAGTTGCAAGAAGGCCGGATTGATGTCATTTTGTTTACCAGCTCATCTACCGTGACTCATTTCATCCAGGCGATGGCGCCGTTTGCCTCGCCAGGCTGGCTGGATCAGGTGCGGATTGCCTGCATCGGTCCGATCACTGCCGAGACAGCCAGAAAAAACGGGCTTGCCGTCGACGTGGTCGCGAGCGAGTACACCGTGGATGGACTGTTAGAAGCTTTACTAGAGAATCTGGGAGGGAATTGA
- a CDS encoding bifunctional metallophosphatase/5'-nucleotidase: MKKARRIMMTAFASVVFASLLSTSALAAPLHPVKHVDWMVKKAIVTAGQNGDLALDRAVTLAEAAVVFSKLKGAQIGAAAKGAHWATPYLDWAKGQGAVSQDDFKNPGQVLTSAKLAQVAEKLGYKIALDNKATVTRGEFFQALGDAATTHITIAHTNDTHGHIQEDKTQKEYGFAKIATLLKEWRAENDNFLLLDAGDTFQGTIFVNQFKGESVVPILNSLDYNVMAAGNHEFDFGYEQLLKLRDMLEHPVISANVFKADGKELLLPTFKAEIGGKKFGFVGFVAEDTPVLTHPDNVKGLTFKNPVEVAKVVVPELKKEVDHVIVVSHIGVDVDREIAKNVPGIDLIVGGHSHTPLTTPELVNGTYIVQDWEYGKSLGRADLYYLGKELVAFSGGLKEYDESVVADPEIDKMVQEIVKKIDTVMNVVIAKSEVPLDGDRTLVRAKETNVGNLITDIMLERTQSIKGYEADVALANGGGIRTQLAAGDITKKDLYTLLPFENNTLAIVEVTGAELKQALENGVSQVGTGAGRFPQISGMSFTYNPTKPAGERVLEVKVGDKPLDLTKTYKVATIDFLAAGGDGYESFKKPFFNTGLSMYSIVEEGLMKRKVVNPKVEGRIVEVK, from the coding sequence ATGAAAAAAGCACGTCGAATTATGATGACAGCGTTTGCATCTGTCGTATTTGCATCGCTCTTGTCTACCTCTGCACTCGCGGCTCCGCTGCATCCGGTCAAGCACGTGGACTGGATGGTGAAAAAAGCGATCGTCACCGCCGGACAAAATGGCGATTTGGCTCTGGATCGCGCTGTTACGCTTGCGGAGGCAGCGGTTGTTTTCTCCAAGCTCAAAGGCGCACAAATCGGGGCAGCAGCAAAAGGCGCGCACTGGGCGACTCCTTATCTGGACTGGGCAAAAGGACAGGGCGCGGTAAGCCAGGACGACTTCAAAAATCCGGGTCAAGTGCTGACCTCCGCGAAGCTGGCGCAAGTGGCCGAAAAGCTCGGCTACAAAATCGCGCTCGACAATAAAGCGACCGTGACGCGCGGCGAATTTTTCCAGGCGTTGGGCGATGCGGCAACGACCCACATCACGATCGCGCATACAAACGATACGCATGGACACATCCAGGAAGACAAAACGCAAAAGGAATACGGCTTTGCCAAAATCGCGACCTTGCTGAAGGAATGGCGCGCGGAAAACGACAACTTCCTCTTGCTGGACGCGGGTGATACGTTCCAAGGCACCATTTTCGTGAACCAGTTCAAAGGAGAGTCTGTCGTTCCGATCCTGAACAGCCTCGATTACAACGTGATGGCTGCGGGCAACCACGAGTTTGACTTCGGCTACGAGCAACTGCTTAAGCTGCGCGACATGCTGGAGCATCCGGTCATTTCCGCAAACGTGTTCAAGGCGGATGGCAAAGAGCTGCTGTTGCCGACCTTCAAGGCGGAAATCGGCGGCAAAAAGTTCGGGTTCGTCGGCTTTGTCGCGGAAGACACGCCTGTGCTGACACACCCTGACAACGTCAAGGGCCTGACCTTCAAAAATCCGGTCGAGGTAGCGAAAGTCGTTGTCCCTGAGCTGAAAAAAGAAGTAGATCACGTCATCGTCGTTTCCCACATCGGGGTGGACGTAGACCGCGAAATCGCGAAAAACGTGCCTGGCATCGACCTGATCGTCGGCGGCCACTCCCATACTCCGCTGACAACGCCTGAGCTGGTAAACGGCACCTACATAGTCCAAGACTGGGAGTACGGCAAATCGCTCGGACGCGCTGACCTGTACTATTTGGGCAAAGAGCTGGTAGCGTTCAGCGGCGGTCTGAAAGAATACGATGAATCCGTCGTGGCAGACCCGGAAATTGACAAAATGGTTCAGGAAATTGTGAAAAAAATTGATACCGTCATGAATGTGGTGATTGCGAAATCCGAGGTTCCGCTCGATGGCGACCGCACGCTTGTCCGGGCGAAGGAAACGAACGTCGGCAACCTGATTACCGACATCATGCTCGAGCGCACGCAATCCATCAAAGGATACGAAGCGGATGTAGCGCTGGCAAATGGCGGCGGTATCCGCACGCAGCTTGCGGCAGGCGACATCACGAAAAAAGACTTGTACACGCTGCTTCCGTTCGAAAACAACACGCTGGCGATCGTGGAAGTGACAGGGGCAGAGCTGAAGCAAGCGCTGGAGAACGGCGTGAGCCAGGTGGGAACAGGCGCAGGACGCTTCCCGCAAATCAGCGGCATGAGCTTTACGTACAACCCGACCAAGCCTGCAGGCGAGCGTGTTCTGGAAGTGAAGGTTGGCGACAAGCCGCTTGATCTGACCAAAACGTACAAAGTCGCGACCATCGACTTTTTGGCAGCAGGTGGAGACGGCTATGAATCGTTCAAAAAGCCGTTCTTCAACACAGGCTTGTCCATGTACAGCATCGTGGAAGAAGGTCTGATGAAGCGCAAAGTGGTCAATCCGAAAGTAGAAGGCCGCATCGTCGAAGTAAAATAA
- a CDS encoding alpha/beta hydrolase gives MIQTIADSVAGPDGQSIPYTLIQAGESPSRALCFFFPGASYSFDKPYLYYSTMLFLRKQVDIVHVHYSFGQDNAAFWNSPFAEKSAWLQADAKRLVSHVLGKRAYEQIFFLGKSIGTIPIACGLLHASAFSRTSAVLLTPLLTEESLVADLLSVKQQVLLVSGTQDPYYQPTALEKIASSRPNVRLYLPDGAKHSLDVGLDVSRSLAVLQSVMDELDSFVERELDAHAGS, from the coding sequence TTGATTCAGACAATAGCAGATTCCGTCGCCGGCCCAGATGGACAGAGCATTCCTTATACCTTGATCCAGGCGGGCGAGTCACCGTCCCGCGCACTTTGCTTTTTCTTTCCCGGCGCCAGCTATTCCTTCGACAAACCGTATTTGTACTATTCGACGATGCTTTTTTTGCGCAAGCAGGTAGATATCGTCCACGTACACTATTCGTTCGGACAAGACAACGCGGCCTTTTGGAACAGTCCATTCGCCGAAAAAAGCGCGTGGCTGCAAGCAGACGCAAAGCGGCTTGTCTCTCATGTGCTCGGCAAGCGGGCGTACGAACAAATTTTTTTCCTCGGAAAGTCTATCGGGACGATTCCGATTGCGTGCGGCCTGCTCCATGCCTCTGCGTTTTCCCGCACGTCAGCCGTTCTGTTGACGCCCTTGCTGACAGAGGAATCGCTCGTAGCCGATCTGCTCTCTGTCAAGCAGCAAGTACTGCTTGTCTCCGGCACGCAAGACCCTTACTACCAGCCAACTGCGCTTGAAAAAATAGCCTCCTCCAGGCCAAACGTTCGTCTTTATCTGCCTGACGGGGCCAAGCATTCCTTGGACGTGGGACTTGATGTTTCCCGTTCTCTGGCCGTATTGCAGTCGGTCATGGACGAACTGGACAGCTTTGTAGAACGGGAGCTGGACGCCCACGCCGGAAGCTGA
- a CDS encoding alpha/beta fold hydrolase, which translates to MKKEAQLTNGVKLAYVEEGAGEPLILLHGFCGSLHYWDKLVPLLARSHRVIAVDLRGHGHSSAPDEAYSMERFAEDIALFAAAAGLDKFHLFGHSLGGYITLAFAENYADKLLSFGLVHSTPYPDDEAAKANRNKGADSIREHGMEPFIKALVPKLFAPQHVASMTAEVQAAKEIGVATSPIGAIQTLYAMRDRKDRNHVLRETTLPVLLVAGAEDQIIPVAKTFTVQKSNVVEALLPDAGHMGMLEAPEQLAEAIGGFVENNRKSAPLS; encoded by the coding sequence ATGAAAAAAGAAGCACAACTGACAAACGGCGTCAAGCTCGCGTATGTGGAGGAAGGAGCAGGGGAGCCGCTCATCTTGCTGCACGGCTTCTGCGGCAGCCTGCATTATTGGGACAAGCTGGTGCCGCTGTTGGCCCGCTCGCATCGCGTGATCGCCGTCGATTTGCGCGGCCACGGACATAGCTCCGCGCCGGATGAAGCGTATTCGATGGAACGGTTCGCCGAAGACATTGCGCTTTTTGCAGCGGCAGCGGGTCTGGACAAGTTCCACCTGTTCGGGCACTCGCTCGGCGGCTACATTACGCTCGCTTTTGCCGAAAACTACGCGGACAAGCTGCTCAGCTTCGGACTGGTTCATTCCACGCCATATCCCGACGACGAGGCGGCCAAGGCCAATCGCAACAAAGGAGCCGACAGCATTCGCGAACACGGCATGGAGCCGTTTATCAAGGCGCTCGTCCCCAAACTGTTTGCCCCGCAGCATGTCGCGTCGATGACAGCGGAAGTCCAGGCTGCCAAAGAAATAGGCGTCGCGACCAGCCCGATCGGGGCGATTCAGACGTTGTATGCCATGCGCGATCGAAAAGACCGCAATCACGTCCTGCGGGAAACGACGCTCCCAGTGCTGTTGGTCGCAGGCGCAGAGGACCAGATCATTCCGGTAGCCAAAACGTTTACGGTACAAAAAAGCAACGTTGTCGAAGCGCTTTTGCCGGATGCAGGGCACATGGGAATGCTCGAAGCGCCGGAACAGCTTGCCGAAGCGATCGGCGGCTTTGTCGAAAACAACAGGAAAAGCGCACCATTGTCCTAG
- the hemB gene encoding porphobilinogen synthase, translated as MALTFDRHRRLRKSAAMRNLVRENHVRVEDLIYPLFVVEGTGIKNEIASMPGVYQLSLDMLAEEMKEIVELGIQSVLMFGVPEHKDACGTEAYNDEAITQQAIRQIKEAHPEMIVIADTCLCEYTDHGHCGVIHEGEVVNDETLALLGKTAVSQAKAGADIIAPSNMMDGFVIAIREALDEAGFQHIPIMSYAVKYASSFYGPFRDAAGSTPQFGDRKSYQMDAANAREGLREAASDVKEGADFLIVKPGLAFMDMVLRLRENFNLPIVAYNVSAEYSMVKAAAQNGWIDEERIVMETLVSFKRAGADLIITYHAKDVAKWLAR; from the coding sequence ATGGCACTAACATTTGATCGTCATCGCCGCTTGCGCAAAAGCGCGGCAATGCGCAATCTGGTACGGGAAAATCACGTTCGCGTGGAAGACCTGATTTACCCGCTGTTTGTAGTGGAAGGGACCGGCATCAAAAACGAGATTGCTTCCATGCCAGGCGTGTACCAGCTCTCTCTGGATATGTTGGCGGAAGAAATGAAGGAAATCGTGGAGCTGGGAATCCAGTCTGTTCTGATGTTCGGCGTACCGGAGCACAAGGACGCCTGCGGAACGGAAGCGTACAACGACGAGGCGATTACGCAGCAAGCCATCCGTCAGATCAAGGAAGCCCACCCGGAAATGATCGTGATTGCCGATACGTGCCTGTGTGAATACACCGATCACGGACATTGCGGCGTCATTCACGAGGGCGAAGTCGTCAATGACGAGACGCTTGCGCTTTTGGGCAAGACGGCCGTTTCCCAGGCAAAAGCCGGAGCGGACATCATCGCTCCATCCAACATGATGGACGGTTTCGTGATCGCCATTCGCGAAGCTTTGGACGAAGCGGGCTTCCAGCATATTCCGATCATGTCGTACGCAGTGAAATACGCGTCCTCCTTCTACGGACCATTTCGCGATGCGGCTGGTTCGACACCGCAGTTTGGCGATCGCAAGAGCTACCAGATGGACGCGGCCAACGCGCGCGAAGGACTGCGCGAAGCAGCTTCCGATGTGAAGGAAGGGGCAGACTTTTTGATCGTGAAGCCGGGCCTTGCCTTCATGGACATGGTGCTGCGCCTGCGCGAAAACTTCAACCTGCCGATCGTCGCCTACAATGTGAGCGCCGAGTATTCCATGGTCAAAGCCGCTGCGCAAAACGGCTGGATCGACGAAGAGCGGATCGTAATGGAAACGTTGGTGAGCTTCAAACGGGCTGGTGCGGACCTGATTATTACGTACCACGCCAAAGATGTAGCAAAATGGCTGGCGAGGTGA
- the hemC gene encoding hydroxymethylbilane synthase: MGKWKVGTRRSKLALTQTNWVVQKLKELAPQAEFELHEIVTKGDRILDVTLSKVGGKGLFVKEIEQSLYDKETDFAVHSLKDMPAELPEGLVIGAIPKRVDPRDVLLSLDGKTLDELKEGALVGTSSLRRSAQILAHRPDIQIESLRGNIDTRIRKLEEGNFDAIILAAAGLARVNYEGNISQFLPVEISLPAVGQGALAIECRADDEETLALLKQLDDEPTRLAVTAERSFLHKLQGGCQVPIGAYATVGEDKQITLTGMVGSPDGKQMFKNTATGRDPQALGVQVAEALLAQGAGEVLAQVLRENEQ; encoded by the coding sequence ATGGGAAAATGGAAAGTAGGGACGCGTCGCAGCAAGCTGGCGCTCACCCAGACGAATTGGGTCGTACAAAAACTGAAAGAACTCGCGCCGCAGGCTGAGTTTGAGCTGCACGAAATCGTGACGAAGGGCGACCGCATTCTCGATGTGACGCTGTCCAAGGTTGGCGGAAAAGGGCTTTTTGTCAAAGAAATCGAACAGTCGCTGTACGATAAGGAAACGGATTTTGCCGTGCACAGCTTGAAGGACATGCCGGCTGAATTGCCGGAGGGCCTCGTGATCGGTGCGATTCCGAAGCGGGTTGACCCGCGGGACGTCCTCTTGTCCCTGGATGGCAAGACATTGGATGAACTGAAAGAAGGAGCGCTCGTGGGCACGAGCAGTCTGCGCCGCAGTGCGCAAATTCTCGCCCATCGCCCGGACATTCAGATCGAATCGCTTCGCGGCAACATTGATACGCGCATCCGCAAGTTGGAAGAAGGCAACTTCGATGCGATCATCCTGGCGGCAGCGGGACTTGCGCGCGTCAACTACGAAGGGAACATTTCGCAATTTTTGCCTGTGGAAATCAGCCTGCCAGCCGTCGGCCAGGGAGCGCTCGCCATCGAATGCCGCGCCGATGACGAAGAGACGCTGGCCCTGTTGAAGCAGCTCGACGACGAGCCGACGCGGCTGGCGGTGACAGCCGAGCGCAGCTTCCTGCACAAGCTGCAAGGCGGCTGCCAGGTTCCGATCGGGGCTTACGCGACGGTCGGAGAAGATAAGCAAATCACTTTGACCGGGATGGTCGGCTCGCCGGACGGAAAACAAATGTTCAAAAACACGGCGACTGGCCGCGATCCGCAGGCGCTCGGCGTGCAGGTAGCGGAAGCGCTTCTGGCGCAAGGAGCTGGCGAGGTGCTCGCACAGGTGCTGCGGGAGAACGAGCAATGA
- a CDS encoding cytochrome C assembly family protein encodes MAEVRWIYDLTIFLYAASVLFYFNDFLQSNRKVNRLAFGLLIVVWALQTAFFVSQTVMKAYFPVITLFETLFFYSWVLVSLSLALHYFFRIDLLVFFTNIIGFVVLVMSMFLPETPIVAVSDVLTSELLLTHVTLAMFSYGAFSLSMIFSAMYLLQHKMLKERRWTPLLRRLPSLDQLEGYAYRMNMLGVPMLLLSIVLGIIWGKMVLPEKFLLDSKVVTSMLVLASYSFWLYKRYRDTLQMRRLAQWNVLAFLLLLINFLGITTSTFHSWW; translated from the coding sequence ATGGCCGAGGTGAGATGGATCTACGACCTGACGATCTTTCTCTACGCTGCAAGTGTTCTCTTCTATTTTAACGACTTCTTGCAAAGCAACCGGAAAGTCAATCGTTTGGCTTTCGGGTTGCTTATTGTCGTTTGGGCCTTGCAAACTGCTTTTTTTGTGTCGCAGACAGTGATGAAAGCTTATTTTCCTGTCATTACGCTGTTTGAGACGCTCTTTTTTTACTCCTGGGTGCTGGTAAGCCTATCACTTGCCTTACACTATTTTTTTCGCATTGATTTGCTGGTTTTTTTTACAAATATTATCGGGTTTGTCGTCCTGGTCATGTCGATGTTCTTGCCAGAGACGCCCATCGTCGCAGTATCTGACGTTTTGACCTCGGAGCTGCTCTTGACGCACGTGACGCTTGCGATGTTCAGCTATGGCGCGTTTTCGCTGTCGATGATCTTTTCCGCGATGTACCTCTTGCAGCATAAGATGCTCAAGGAGCGGCGCTGGACTCCACTTCTGCGCAGGCTGCCCAGCCTGGACCAGTTGGAAGGCTACGCCTACCGGATGAACATGCTCGGCGTGCCGATGCTGCTGCTCTCGATTGTTCTGGGGATCATTTGGGGAAAAATGGTGTTGCCGGAGAAATTTTTGCTGGACTCCAAAGTAGTTACTTCCATGCTTGTCTTGGCCAGCTATTCGTTCTGGCTGTACAAACGCTATCGGGATACGCTGCAAATGCGCAGGCTCGCCCAGTGGAACGTCCTGGCGTTTTTGCTTCTGCTCATCAATTTTTTAGGCATTACGACTTCTACATTTCACAGCTGGTGGTAG
- a CDS encoding HAAS signaling domain-containing protein → MTRREFMDELGALLGDLPDKERLDILADYTEHFLIGIKQGKSEHEIADSLGSPKALARELLAGYRIDQAQSNASVGNMSRAIIATISLGFFNLVFVLGPFFALIGVLIACYAVSLSLLVAPLGILMEYGFPAPSQERLLLLFGSLVSLGLGECWR, encoded by the coding sequence ATGACAAGGCGTGAGTTTATGGACGAGTTGGGGGCATTGCTTGGCGATTTGCCGGACAAGGAGCGTCTGGACATTCTCGCTGATTATACCGAACATTTTTTGATCGGGATCAAGCAGGGGAAAAGCGAACACGAAATTGCCGACAGCCTGGGCAGCCCCAAAGCGCTGGCGAGAGAGCTGCTTGCGGGCTACCGGATCGATCAGGCGCAGTCCAATGCGTCCGTGGGCAACATGTCCAGAGCGATCATTGCCACGATCAGTTTGGGCTTTTTCAACCTCGTGTTCGTCCTGGGGCCGTTTTTCGCGCTGATCGGCGTGCTGATCGCCTGCTACGCCGTCTCCTTGTCGCTTTTGGTGGCGCCGCTCGGCATTTTGATGGAATACGGGTTTCCCGCGCCGTCTCAGGAACGGCTTTTGCTTTTGTTCGGAAGTCTCGTTTCGCTTGGGCTGGGGGAATGCTGGCGGTAG